One segment of Lates calcarifer isolate ASB-BC8 unplaced genomic scaffold, TLL_Latcal_v3 _unitig_5268_quiver_806, whole genome shotgun sequence DNA contains the following:
- the LOC108874248 gene encoding heat shock 70 kDa protein 12A-like, whose amino-acid sequence MGDSYIIAIDFGTAYSGYAFSLTPRDKEIDPILKRWGKEHGLDTPKTPTCILFSEDEKFSKFGYEAKTAYINMRGEDATKHYFFEAFKMALYGKTLNKDVTIKAANGKSMKALKVFTEALRYLKEDALETIAANTVGRRFIASDFTWVLTVPAIWDPSAKQFMREAATQAGIVTKGTEDKLVIALEPEAASVWCKKLPAEGFITQNHGGDSLEHSPGTQYIVVDCGGGTIDITVHEVLDGGALKELHKASGNDLGGQTVDKKFKEFLREIFCHGVWDEYESNYPSEVQRIMYDFAVLKQEDDDAQITCPFNLGTIAQRRQEIEKFFETVEGASWNDGSIKISKQKMKSFFIESLNGITKSLREILDKDFNIQFILLVGGYAESKILRGHINDQFGDQCKVLCPFRAQEAIVKGAVKFGRNPEVVASRKSAFTYGIATCEKFKSRHKAEKKFTADGRELCRDIFMKLVKIGENVGWNETREHILLPVEADQTAMKITFYCTEKKNAKYVDEWGVDDVGSITVSMPDTRGGRARQIRLEIRFGSTEITATATDVVSGTKGSIKIDFMTDATSEAEQIPLLLHDSLTD is encoded by the exons AATTTTCCAAGTTTGGTTATGAAGCCAAAACTGCATACATCAACATGCGTGGAGAAGACGCAACAAAACACTACTTCTTTGAAGCCTTCAAGATGGCTCTCTATGGCAAA ACACTCAACAAAGATGTaacaattaaagctgcaaatgGAAAGTCAATGAAGGCCTTGAAGGTTTTCACTGAAGCTTTACGATACCTGAAGGAAGACGCCTTGGAAACCATCGCAGCAAACACAGTAGGGAGGAGGTTTATTGCCTCTGACTTCACCTGGGTGCTGACTGTACCTGCGATCTGGGATCCTTCAGCCAAACAGTTCATGAGAGAAGCTGCAACTCAG GCTGGTATTGTGACCAAAGGAACAGAGGACAAGTTGGTCATTGCACTGGAACCAGAGGCAGCTTCAGTCTGGTGTAAGAAGCTCCCAGCTGAAGGTTTTATAACACAGAACCATGGAGGAGACTCACTGGAGCACTCTCCAGGAACACAATACATTGTCGTCGACTGTGGAG GTGGAACTATTGACATAACTGTCCATGAAGTCCTGGATGGAGGAGCCCTGAAGGAGCTGCACAAGGCCTCTGGAAATGATCTGGGTGGACAAACTGTGGACAAGAAATTCAAAGAGTTCCTCAGAGAAATCTTCTGTCATGGTGTCTGGGATGAGTATGAAAGTAACTATCCCAGTGAGGTTCAGAGAATTATGTATGATTTTGCAGTTCTCAAACAAGAAGATGACGATGCTCAGATCACCTGCCCATTTAACCTGGGAACAATAGCtcagagaagacaggaaatagAAAAGTTCTTTGAAACAGTGGAAGGTGCATCCTGGAACGACGGATCAATCAAAatctcaaaacagaaaatgaagtctTTCTTCATTGAGTCTCTGAACGGCATCACCAAGAGTCTCAGAGAAATCTTGGACAAAGATTTCAACATCCAGTTCATCCTGTTAGTGGGGGGGTACGCTGAAAGCAAGATTCTGCGTGGACACATTAATGATCAGTTTGGTGATCAGTGTAAAGTTCTGTGTCCTTTTAGAGCACAAGAAGCAATTGTGAAGGGAGCTGTGAAGTTTGGAAGAAACCCAGAGGTGGTGGCATCTCGTAAGAGTGCCTTTACCTATGGGATCGCTACCTGTGAGAAGTTTAAGTCCAGACATAAGGCAGAAAAGAAATTCACAGCTGATGGGCGTGAGTTGTGTCGTGATATTTTCATGAAACTAGTGAAAATAGGTGAAAATGTGGGTTGGAATGAAACCAGAGAACACATTCTCCTTCCAGTAGAGGCAGATCAGACAGCAATGaagattacattttattgtacagaaaagaaaaacgcAAAATATGTGGATGAATGGGGAGTAGATGATGTTGGTTCCATTACTGTTAGCATGCCTGATACTAGAGGAGGCAGGGCACGTCAGATCAGGTTGGAAATCAGGTTTGGCTCCACAGAGATAACAGCCACAGCAACTGACGTAGTTTCAGGAACAAAAGGATCAATCAAGATCGACTTCATGACTGATGCTACATCTGAAGCAGAGCAGATTCCTCTGCTGTTGCACGACAGCTTAACTGACTAA